A portion of the Rutidosis leptorrhynchoides isolate AG116_Rl617_1_P2 unplaced genomic scaffold, CSIRO_AGI_Rlap_v1 contig196, whole genome shotgun sequence genome contains these proteins:
- the LOC139881801 gene encoding uncharacterized protein, translating to MTYIDPVCSVCGMRDESILHLFRDCIWSRLKDDLLIIFVLAAYWIWMNRNKVVFESVCERPVSSMNGIQQWRDNLLWLDLIAVRPVSSPNTSAVKWCPPSPSVVKINFDASFVYGANTNCYGVMARNSQGSVIETEWGRLDYIEDAFHVETCAARKAIQLATRLGFDQILLEGDQIQQFSFNYTGRSYTSSGVLIDEIKTLASSFNSVSYNFVKRNANKVADSIAHLQFNCVSKRFNEASVPPIIEYDLFTHFVNQPFAIG from the exons ATGACTTATATTGATCCAGTTTGTTCGGTTTGTGGTATGCGAGATGAATCGATTTTGCACCTGTTTCGTGATTGTATATGGTCTCG CCTAAAAGATGACTTGCTGATAATTTTTGTTCTTGCTGCATATTGGATTTGGATGAATAGAAATAAGGTTGTCTTTGAATCTGTGTGTGAAAGACCTGTTTCTAGCATGAATGGTATTCAACAATGGCGTGATAATCTCTTGTGGCTAGATTTAATAGCAGTTCGTCCTGTTTCATCTCCTAACACTTCTGCTGTTAAATGGTGTCCTCCAAGTCCATCTGTTGTAAAAATAAACTTTGATGCTTCATTTGTTTATGGTGCAAACACAAACTGTTATGGTGTAATGGCTCGGAATAGTCAAGGTTCTGTCATTGAAACAGAATGGGGACGTTTGGATTACATTGAAGATGCTTTCCATGTCGAAACTTGTGCTGCAAGGAAAGCAATTCAGCTTGCTACCAGACTGGGCTTTGATCAAATTCTGTTAGAAGGAGATCAAATTCAGCAATTCAGTTTTAATTATACTGGAAGAAGCTATACTAGCTCTGGCGTTCTTATTGATGAAATCAAGACCTTGGCTTCATCCTTTAACTCAGTGTCTTATAACTTTGTTAAACGTAATGCTAATAAAGTAGCGGATAGTATTGCTCATTTACAATTTAATTGCGTTTCTAAGCGTTTTAATGAGGCTTCTGTGCCTCCTATT ATTGAATATGATCTCTTTACGCATTTCGTTAATCAGCCGTTTGCCATTGGA
- the LOC139881792 gene encoding uncharacterized protein has translation MAVKLDIKKAYDKFEWPFIEKCLIQLGFPMYIVRPLTKCITSLSYSILVNGVEQEIFFPSRGLRQGDPLTSLIEDKVNRDLIRGVNASPSGIRVSHLLFADDRLAFIHASRSDCVEFLDILHSYQLAAGQEVNFNKSSVYFSSNVLDSLKLELQQVLGTDKCLTDSNYLGMPILLGRNRKASFEYLRDRIQSKLEGWKGRLLSASGKEIWRCTAQSSYGILIMELGKPIGLLGEDYVLKGKYFRITSFKKASLVSNPSALWRAFLDAREILLKGGRWRVGNGANIEIYNDKSVANLDNYQIQPITDFHDVHLTVASLVNSHEGVWKRELLNSMFSPSQVAAILATPLSLPLPADRFIWMGTLDGKYTVQSGYYVAKDVLMLRKNLSPIISLFLH, from the exons ATGGCAGTCAAGCTAGATATAAAAAAGGCTTATGACAAATTTGAATGGCCTTTTATTGAGAAGTGTTTGATCCAATTGGGTTTTCCAATGTATATTGTTCGGCCGCTCACGAAATGCATTACATCACTGTCTTATTCGATATTGGTTAATGGAGTGGAACAGGAAATCTTTTTTCCTTCTAGAGGACTTCGACAAGGCGATCCTCTCACTAGCCTCATTGAAGATAAAGTCAACAGGGATTTGATTCGGGGAGTGAATGCTTCACCTTCAGGAATACGAGTCTCTCACTTGCTTTTTGCTGATGACAGACTAGCTTTTATTCATGCTTCAAGATCAGATTGTGTTGAGTTTCTGGACATTCTTCACTCTTATCAATTGGCGGCAGGACAAGAAGTGAATTTCAACAAATCTAGTGTCTATTTCAGTAGTAATGTTTTGGATTCCTTGAAGTTGGAATTGCAGCAGGTGTTAGGTACTGATAAATGCTTAACGGACTCTAATTATCTGGGAATGCCTATTCTCTTGGGAAGAAATAGAAAAGCTTCTTTTGAGTATTTGCGAGATAGGATACAAAGTAAATTAGAGGGATGGAAAGGAAGACttttatcagcaagtgggaaagaG ATTTGGAGATGTACTGCTCAAAGTTCTTATGGGATTCTGATAATGGAGCTAGGAAAACCCATTGGGTTGCTTGGAGAGGACTAT GTTTTAAAAGGGAAGTACTTTCGGATCACTTCATTTAAGAAAGCTTCTTTGGTTTCTAATCCATCAGCATTATGGAGAGCTTTTTTGGATGCAAGGGAGATTTTGCTTAAAGGAGGACGGTGGAGAGTTGGGAATGGAGCTAATATTGAGATTTATAATGATAAATCGGTGGCGAATCTTGATAATTATCAAATCCAGCCTATTACTGATTTCCATGATGTTCATTTAACTGTTGCCTCACTCGTTAACTCTCATGAAGGTGTTTGGAAACGGGAACTTCTTAATTCTATGTTTTCTCCCTCTCAGGTAGCAGCAATCCTTGCAACACCATTGTCCTTGCCTTTACCAGCTGATCGGTTTATCTGGATGGGAACATTGGATGGCAAATATACCGTGCAATCTGGTTACTATGTGGCGAAGGATGTTTTGATGCTAAGGAAGAATTTGTCTCCAATTATCAGTTTGTTTCTTCATTGA
- the LOC139881793 gene encoding uncharacterized protein, whose translation MSANQKDWAKLLDVAQFAHNLRRSESTGKSPFELIMGQQPLTPSAIASGHTGNNPTTFRVAQGWQDHHELARSSLHKAAKRMKKWVDKKRRDVDYNVEDKVGKLAYELEMPPTITSHPVFHVSLLKPSKEDTEEPNRGKSKRAPFGQFHSYDREDEEILSHRLPSKGKVGLEYLVKWKGLSKSETSWEPQKSMWQFEDQIKEYHDLLAATRASPT comes from the exons ATGAGTGCTAATCAAAAGGATTGGGCAAAGTTGCTCGACGTGGCCCAATTCGCTCATAATCTCCGTCGGAGTGAATCTACCGGGAAGAGTCCATTCGAGCTAATAATGGGGCAGCAACCGCTCACTCCAAGTGCCATCGCATCAGGCCACACCGGGAACAATCCGACTACTTTTCGAGTTGCGCAAGGATGGCAAGACCACCATGAGTTGGCGCGTTCATCATTGCATAAGGCAGCCAAGCGTATGAAGAAGTGGGTCGATAAGAAGCGTAGGGATGTAGACTATAACGTCGAGGACAAA GTCGGCAAACTTGCCTACGAGTTGGAAATGCCGCCAACTATCACTTCTCACCCGGTCTTTCACGTGAGTTTGTTGAAGCCGTCTAAGGAAGACACGGAGGAACCAAATCGGGGGAAATCAAAGCGAGCACCATTCGGCCAATTCCATTCCTATGATCGGGAAGACGAAGAAATTCTAAGTCATCGACTTCCATCCAAGGGGAAAGTGGGGCTTGAATACTTGGTGAAATGGAAGGGACTTTCGAAAAGCGAAACAAGTTGGGAACCTCAGAAAAGCATGTGGCAGTTCGAGGACCAAATCAAGGAGTACCATGATTTGCTTGCGGCAACGAGGGCGTCGCCGacttag